In Leishmania donovani BPK282A1 complete genome, chromosome 18, a genomic segment contains:
- a CDS encoding 5-oxoprolinase, putative codes for MSITVAAEEKLYPSFRFAIDRGGTFTDIIAHVTHADGTVTQEVTKLLSVDPQHYADAPSEGIRRILRKHLPEKVAATGPVDVSHLEEVRMGTTIATNALLEHNGERCAMVLTEGFEDILTIRDQARPHLFALNIVKAQALPEQVMAAKERIRPVSDKEQAAYASQAEWPSTWVRCGESFVMDVLQPLHTDDIRQKLQAAYDAGIRSVAVCLLHSYAYAVHEQQVKHISQEVGFPAISLSSELMALIKYVPRSITASVDAYLSPLILNYIASFKANFAHNLAGVRLYFIQSDGGLTSADTFYGYRAVLSGPAGGVVGYAHTCAEDLGATVQAVGFDMGGTSTDVSRCEGPVVYHTVEAEIAGTPVQAPQVQVHTVAAGGGSLLRWENGMFHVGPTSAGAHPGPACYGKGGPLTVTDANLVLGHLHPDYFPKVFGPNADQPLDKKASVKLFKALAAEIARDCSEGTGPFMSVEELAFAFVLVANEAMCRPIRNITEASGHRCAEHALAVFGGAGGQHACAMARSLGMNKIYVHRLASILSAVGASVTDVVEERMASVRLDLRAEGLAPVVVQQFDELIGSAAAQLRRLGFDDNHIVIERFLSMQYEGTNTSLIIAEGDDQAVAASAVFSAEKFERLYLAQYQQQYGFVLSGARRIIIDGVRIRTRGTLQSRSEREAQAASAATATQKQLQQPPYTTRTEKVPPQPVSMTRSYFASGWEEIPVYHVDPANGPLRGPALLIMNGTSVLLEHESTAYTNDKGNVIIHTAQIVEQFTTELSPLPLSIFSHRFMSIAEQMGNALQRTSISTNIKERLDFSCAIFDPDGNLVANAPHIPVHLGAMGAAVRWQRDHYGSEWKEGDVMLTNHPACGGSHLPDITVISAFFHEGKIVSYVASRGHHADVGGTTPGSMPPFSKTLMEEGAAIKTLKLVQQGTFNEDGIREALLAPGKLPGMSGCRTIEDSVSDLRAQVAANNRGIQLLQGLIESYTLEVVQAYMKHIQTTAELAARRVLQRIAREYGEAAESGTADTGLVTLQATDYMDDGTPICLRISIQPESGEATFDFTGSGSQVLNSTNCPTAVVHSSIIYCIRCLVDSDIPLNQGCMKPITVVVPPNSILSPDEDLPVVAGNVTTSQRVTDVVLMALRAVANSHGCMNNFTLGSSDFAYYETICGGSGAGPTFAGTSAVHTNMTNTRLTDPEIFEARYPILLRTFRIRRDSGGAGLHRGGDGVVRSVLALRDMIAVVLTERRVLAPQGLLGGGSGERGLNMLYVPVTPSHTATLGAPVWKNAHDMLHDKMRGPWMEEEQTTLYHPRNIGGKNVVDVKMGDIITLYTAGGGGCYAAAA; via the coding sequence ATGTCTATCACAGTTGCAGCCGAGGAGAAGCTATACCCCTCCTTCCGCTTCGCCATTGATCGCGGCGGCACGTTCACGGACATTATCGCCCATGTCACTCATGCAGACGGTACGGTGACTCAGGAAGTCACGAAGTTGCTCTCTGTAGACCCACAGCACTACGCCGATGCCCCAAGCGAAGGCATTCGTCGCATTCTGCGCAAGCACCTCCCCGAGAAGGTGGCTGCCACCGGCCCGGTCGATGTGTCGCACCTTGAAGAAGTCCGCATGGGCACAACCATCGCAACGAACGCGCTTCTGGAACACAACGGCGAGCGCTGCGCCATGGTGCTGACGGAAGGCTTCGAGGACATCCTCACCATTCGCGACCAGGCGCGCCCGCACCTCTTTGCGCTGAACATCGTGAAGGCCCAGGCGCTCCCGGAGCAAGTGATGGCTGCGAAGGAGCGCATTCGCCCGGTGTCGGACAAGGAGCAGGCCGCGTACGCGTCGCAAGCGGAGTGGCCGTCGACGTGGGTGCGCTGCGGGGAGAGCTTTGTGAtggatgtgctgcagccgctgcacaccGATGACATCCGGCAGAAGCTACAGGCGGCCTACGATGCCGGCATCCGCAGCGTGGCCGTGTGTCTTCTTCACTCGTACGCCTACGCcgtgcacgagcagcaggTCAAGCACATTTCGCAGGAGGTCGGCTTCCCCGCCATTTCGCTGTCCAGCGAGCTCATGGCGCTCATCAAGTACGTGCCACGCTCCATCACGGCCTCCGTGGACGCCTACCTGAGCCCGCTCATCCTCAACTACATCGCCTCCTTCAAGGCGAACTTCGCGCACAATCTGGCCGGTGTGCGGCTGTACTTTATCCAGAGCGACGGCGGGTTGACGAGCGCCGACACCTTCTACGGCTACCGTGCCGTGCTTAGCGGCCCGGCTGGTGGTGTGGTGGGGTATGCCCACACCTGCGCCGAAGACTTGGGCGCCACCGTGCAGGCTGTGGGCTTTGACATGGGTGGCACAAGCACTGACGTCTCGAGATGCGAAGGGCCAGTAGTGTACCACACCGTCGAGGCCGAGATTGCTGGCACGCCAGTGCAGGCCCCGCAGGTGCAAGTGCACActgtcgccgctggcggcgggtcgctgctgcggtgggaAAACGGGATGTTCCACGTGGGTCCCACCTCTGCGGGCGCGCACCCGGGACCCGCCTGCTACGGCAAGGGTGGTCCACTGACAGTGACAGATGCAAATCTGGTGCTGGGCCACCTGCACCCCGACTACTTCCCCAAGGTGTTTGGCCCCAACGCGGACCAGCCGCTGGACAAGAAGGCCTCTGTGAAACTGTTCAAGGCCTTGGCCGCCGAGATCGCACGCGACTGCAGCGAGGGCACTGGCCCCTTCATGTCCGTCGAGGAGCTAGCCTTTGCGTTTGTCCTCGTGGCGAACGAGGCGATGTGCCGCCCCATTCGCAACATCACCGAGGCCAgcggccaccgctgcgccgagcacgcgctggcggtcttcggcggtgccggcggccagcacgcgtgtgccatgGCCCGCTCATTGGGCATGAACAAGATCTACGtgcaccgcctcgcctccATCCTAAGTGCCGTGGGGGCAAGTGTGACGGATGTTGTGGAGGAGCGCATGGCAAGCGTGCGGCTGGACCTGCGCGCGGAGGGactggcgccggtggtggtgcaacAGTTCGACGAGCTCATcggctctgctgcggctcagCTGCGTCGACTTGGCTTCGACGACAATCACATTGTCATTGAGCGCTTCCTGAGCATGCAGTACGAGGGCACCAACACGAGCCTGATAATCGCGGAAGGCGATGACCAGGCGGTCGCCGCGTCAGCCGTCTTCAGCGCTGAAAAGTTTGAGCGCCTCTACCTGGCGCAGTATCAGCAGCAGTACGGCTTTGTCCTAAGCGGCGCCCGCCGCATCATCATCGACGGTGTGCGCATCCGTACGCGTGGAACGCTGCAAAGCCGATCCGAGCGCGAGGCACAGGCGGCAAGCGCGGCGACTGCGACGCAGAAGCAACTCCAGCAGCCGCCGTACACGACTCGGACGGAGAAGGTGCCTCCGCAGCCGGTGTCCATGACGCGCAGCTACTTCGCCTCTGGCTGGGAGGAAATTCCTGTTTATCACGTCGACCCCGCCAACGGGCCTCTCCGCGGCCCCGCGCTGCTCATCATGAACGGCACGagcgtgctgctggagcacgaGTCCACGGCATACACGAACGACAAGGGCAACGTTATCATCCACACGGCGCAGATCGTGGAGCAGTTCACGACGGAGCTGagcccgctgccgctctccatCTTTTCTCACCGCTTCATGTCAATAGCAGAGCAGATGGgcaacgcgctgcagcggacgAGCATCTCAACCAACATCAAAGAGCGTCTGGACTTCAGCTGCGCCATCTTCGACCCAGACGGTAACCTCGTCGCCAATGCGCCGCACATCCCCGTGCACCTCGGGGCTATGGgggccgcggtgcgctggcagcgcgaCCACTACGGATCGGAGTGGAAGGAGGGCGACGTTATGTTGACGAACCACCCCGCCTGCGGCGGTAGCCACCTGCCCGACATTACCGTCATCTCCGCGTTCTTCCATGAAGGCAAGATCGTGTCCTACGTCGCCTCGCGTGGCCACCACGCCGACGTCGGGGGTACGACGCCGGGATCCATGCCGCCCTTCTCGAAGACACTCATGGAAGAAGGGGCGGCCATCAAGACACTGAAGCTGGTCCAGCAAGGCACCTTCAACGAGGACGGCATCCGCGAGGCCCTGCTCGCCCCCGGCAAGCTACCCGGCATGTCCGGTTGTCGCACCATCGAGGACAGCGTCTCTGACCTCCGTGCGCAGGTGGCCGCGAACAACCGCGGcattcagctgctgcagggacTGATCGAGTCCTATACTCTGGAGGTGGTGCAAGCATACATGAAGCACATCCAGACCACCGCCGAGCTCGCCGCACGCagggtgctgcagcgcatcgctCGCGAGTACGGCGAAGCCGCAgagagcggcaccgcggaCACGGGTCTGGTGACGCTGCAGGCGACAGACTACATGGACGACGGCACGCCGATCTGCCTGCGCATCTCGATCCAGCCGGAGAGCGGCGAAGCCACGTTTGATTTCACCGGCTCCGGCAGCCAAGTACTGAACTCAACCAACTGCCCGACCGCCGTCGTGCACTCCTCCATCATCTACTGCATCCGCTGCCTCGTCGACTCCGACATTCCGCTGAACCAGGGCTGCATGAAGCCGAtcacggtggtggtgccgcccaACTCCATCCTGAGCCCCGACGAGGACCTTCCGGTAGTGGCGGGCAATGTGACGACGAGCCAGCGCGTGACGGATGTGGTACtcatggcgctgcgtgccgTCGCCAACTCACACGGCTGCATGAACAACTTCACTCTGGGCTCCAGCGACTTCGCCTATTACGAGACCAtctgtggcggcagcggcgccggcccaACCTTCGCCGGCACCTCTGCCGTGCACACGAACATGACAAATACGCGACTCACCGACCCAGAGATATTCGAGGCGCGCTACCCGATCCTACTGCGAACCTTCCGCATCCGCCGCGACTCTGGCGGTGCAGGCCTCCAccgcggtggcgacggcgtggtgCGCAGTGTGCTTGCGCTGCGTGACATGATCGCGGTAGTGCTGACGGAGCGGCGTGTGTTGGCGCCGCAGGGTctccttggcggcggcagcggcgagcggGGCTTGAACATGTTGTATGTGCCAGTCACCCCATCGCACACAGCCACCCTCGGCGCGCCTGTGTGGAAGAACGCGCACGACATGCTGCACGACAAGATGCGCGGGCCgtggatggaggaggagcaaaCAACCCTCTACCACCCTCGCAACATCGGCGGCAAAAATGTCGTGGATGTAAAGATGGGTGACATCATCACCCTCTAcactgccggcggtggcgggtgctacgccgcggcggcgtag